From Columba livia isolate bColLiv1 breed racing homer chromosome 7, bColLiv1.pat.W.v2, whole genome shotgun sequence, one genomic window encodes:
- the LOC102093402 gene encoding aryl hydrocarbon receptor-like produces the protein MFTGMFARRKRKKPMPKSHKPPPPEGVKSNPSKRHRDRLNQELNKLTGMLPFPEDVRIQLDKLSVLRLAVGYLKVKSYLMATATNIGDRMLDQPRAPGGTGWMDLQVNRELFPEGELLLQALNGFVIAVTGDGYIFYISPTVKDYLGFHQSDLIYQSVYELIHADDRATFCQELHGAPEPSSTQHTAHGLPTNQLLPAVCSTMSSPKKCFFVERSFTCRFRCLLDKSSGFLALHFRGRLKFLLGQQKALDRSPLALFAIATPLQPLSILELQIKTLRFQAKFKLDFTPTANDFWGQAVLGYTEAELCSRGSGYQFLHVGDLMYCAESHVRMMKTGETGVMSFRLLTKKGNWVWVQSNAWLVYKGGKPDCIIAQNRVLSNEEGEEHLRKRNLLLPFVFATGDAVLYGNDLDPFQDKGELQTQANSHLKQSLVDPNFLLGAMMKQDASISISHSDNMSQFSLPDLTTESDGPSQSEEVGDAKDSDSLLDIETLFEKSKVDGNICQTTQSLNVDNAELQWWEEVLLILGAEEELAAQVVGERLGTEVTSCVEQMLLGEDAGKSMDFSHCCASPCHEENSAVAPFQHCWATNSALREQPQPQAPGAQDQDAGVSLVSVISEVSYAQPELQVLFNPAGLVQGTVRDVLGSSSKPSIALQLADLEQAPQTELATSAAVDNVIPDDESQPRCELMGSSCPPPLHSNALVTRWHDVPAQVNPASALGQCTSPGSCPSEAWVSTAPKQLEAAGTHLKSQYLLAGSSESPSGAGLWSLPSQPAPCPAQGLHESLFSAVGDLCDEDAALPAPASAHLGVSQLPGDGGFPKELPILPLEPSFSWKGEQGEWFLQAGAGPQGCGEAGLVQHGGLLLGSSMDPSTQQVDLVSLPECQYGNNLFGDECL, from the exons CCACAGCTACGAACATTGGTGACCGTATGCTGGATCAGCCCAGGGCCCCAGGAGGAACTGGATGGATGGACCTGCAGGTTAACAGGGAGCTGTTTCCTGAGGGGGAACTGCTGCTTCAG GCACTCAATGGATTTGTCATTGCTGTGACTGGAGATGGCTACATCTTCTACATCTCTCCTACTGTGAAGGACTACCTGGGCTTTCATCAG TCGGATCTCATCTACCAGAGTGTGTACGAGCTGATCCACGCAGATGACAGAGCCACCTTCTGCCAAGAGCTGCACGGTGCCccagagcccagcagcacccagcacacTGCCCATG GCCTTCCCACCAaccagctgctgccagctgtaTGCAGCACCATGTCCAGCCCCAAAAAATGCTTCTTTGTGGAGAGGAGCTTCACCTGCCGCTTCCGCTGCCTGCTGGATAAATCCTCAGGATTTCTG GCCTTACATTTCCGTGGGCGCTTGAAATTCCTCCTTGGGCAGCAGAAGGCCTTGGACAGGTCCCCACTTGCCCTCTTTGCCATCGCGACTCCCCTCCAGCCGCTTTCCATCCTGGAGCTTCAGATCAAGACGCTGAGATTCCAGGCAAAGTTCAAGCTGGACTTCACTCCCACAGCAAATGATTTCTG GGGGCAGGCTGTCCTGGGGTACACAGAAGCGGAGCTATGCAGCAGGGGGTCCGGGTACCAGTTTTTGCATGTGGGTGACTTGATGTACTGTGCGGAGAGCCATGTGAGAA TGATGAAGACGGGGGAGACTGGGGTGATGTCTTTCCGGCTGCTGACCAAGAAGGGCAACTGGGTGTGGGTTCAGAGCAATGCCTGGCTGGTGTACAAAGGAGGCAAGCCTGACTGCATCATTGCCCAGAATCGAGTCCTGTC gaatgaagaaggggAGGAACATCTGCGAAAGAGgaacctgctgctgccttttgtCTTTGCTACGGGGGATGCAGTCCTGTATGGGAATGACCTGGACCCCTTCCAGGATAAGGGGGAGTTGCAGACACAGGCAAACTCTCACTTGAAGCAGAGCTTGGTAGACCCAAATTTTCTTCTTGGGGCCATGATGAAGCAGGATGCATCCATATCCATCTCTCACAGTGATAACATGTCTCAGTTTTCCTTGCCAGATCTCACCACTGAGTCTGATGGACCAAGCCAGAGTGAGGAAGTTGGTGATGCTAAGGACAGCGACTCCCTCCTGGATATTGAAACCCTCTTTGAGAAGAGCAAGGTGGATGGAAATATCTGCCAAACCACTCAGAGCCTCAATGTGGACAATGCAGAGCTGCAGTGGTGGGAGGAGGTTCTGCTCATCTTGGGTGCAGAggaggagctggcagctcaGGTGGTTGGTGAGAGGCTAGGCACTGAGGTGACCTCCTGTGTAGAGCAGATGCTCCTTGGGGaagatgctgggaagagcaTGGACTTCTCACACTGCTGTGCATCACCCTGCCATGAGGAAAACAGTGCTGTGGCTCCCTTCCAGCACTGCTGGGCAACTAATTCAGCACTTCGAGAACAACCACAGCCTCAGGCACCTGGTGCACAAGACCAAGATGCTGGGGTCTCTCTAGTCTCTGTTATATCTGAGGTCAGCTATGCTCAACCAGAACTGCAGGTCCTGTTTAACCCAGCTGGGCTGGTGCAGGGGACTGTTAGGGATGTCTTGGGCTCCAGCAGTAAGCCCTCTATTGCACTTCAGCTGGCAGACCTTGAGCAAGCACCTCAAACAGAACTtgccacctctgctgctgtagATAATGTTATTCCTGATGATGAGAGCCAGCCCAGGTGCGAGCTGATGGGCTCAAGCTGCCCACCTCCCTTGCACTCAAATGCGCTAGTGACTCGGTGGCATGATGTCCCAGCCCAGGTAAACCCAGCCAGTGCTTTGGGTCAGTGCACTTCCCCTGGAAGTTGCCCATCAGAGGCTTGGGTGTCCACAGCTCCAAAACAGCTGGAAGCAGCAGGAACACACCTGAAGTCACAATATCTGCTGGCTGGCAGCTCCGAGAGCCCctcaggggctgggctgtggtcACTGCCCTCCCAACCTGCTCCTTGCCCTGCACAAGGCTTGCATGAGTCCTTGTTCTCTGCGGTTGGGGACCTCTGCGATGAGGATGCTGCTCTCCCTGCACCAGCATCAGCACACCTAGGAGTCAGCCAGCTGCCAGGGGATGGTGGCTTCCCCAAAGAGCTTCCGATACTCCCTCTGGAGCCCAGCTTTTCTTGGAAAGGGGAGCAGGGTGAGTGGTTcctgcaggctggagcaggtcctCAGGGATGTGGTGAGGCAGGCCTGGTGCAACATGGTGGACTCCTGTTGGGGTCCAGCATGGATCCCAGCACCCAGCAGGTGGACCTTGTGTCGCTACCTGAGTGCCAGTACGGAAATAACCTTTTTGGAGACGAGTGTCTCTAA